A window of the Scophthalmus maximus strain ysfricsl-2021 chromosome 8, ASM2237912v1, whole genome shotgun sequence genome harbors these coding sequences:
- the mettl14 gene encoding N6-adenosine-methyltransferase non-catalytic subunit — translation MNSRLQEIRQRQKLRRQLLAQQLGAESADSIGAVLNSKDELKEIEETRGTCRSSFDSSALPSKRKAQTEGEDTEEDVEEQKEEVEVQQLDESNPYEEVYKDSSTFLKGTQSLNPHNDYCQHFVDTGHRPQNFIRDVGLADRFEEYPKLRELIRLKDELISTTNIPPMYLQADPEHFDLQDLKCQFDVILLEPPLEEYYRESGISNTERCWTWDDIMKLEIEEISALRSFVFLWCGSGEGLDLGRMCLRKWGFRRCEDICWIKTNKNNPGKTKALDPKAVFQRTKEHCLMGIKGTVRRSTDGDFIHANVDIDLIITEEPEMGNVEKPVEIFHIIEHFCLGRRRLHLFGRDSTIRPGWLTVGPTLTNSNFNPETYSSHFAIPDSILSGCTEEIERLRPKSPPAKLKSDRGGGATRGGRGGPNAGRGGDRGRERNRPNFRGDRGGFRGRGGLHRGFPPR, via the exons ATGAATAGTCGACTCCAAGAGATCCGCCAGCGACAAAAACTTAGGCGGCAGCTGTTAGCCCAACAG CTGGGAGCTGAGAGTGCAGACAGCATTGGAGCTGTCCTAAACAGTAAAGATGAACTGAAGGAGatagaggagacaagaggaacgTGCAG GTCTTCATTTGATAGCTCCGCGCTGCCCTCTAAAAGGAAggcacagacagagggagaggacacGGAGGAAGATGTGGAAGAACAAAAG GAAGAGGTGGAGGTCCAGCAGCTTGATGAAAGCAACCCATACGAGGAGGTGTACAAGGACTCAAGTACTTTCCTCAAG GGTACTCAGAGTTTAAACCCTCACAATGACTACTGTCAGCACTTTGTGGACACTGGTCACAGACCACAAAACTTCATCAGAGATGttg GCTTGGCTGATCGATTTGAAGAATACCCTAAACTTCGAGAGTTAATCCGACTAAAGGATGAACTCATCTCCACCACCAACATCCCTCCCAT GTACCTCCAGGCTGACCCTGAGCACTTTGACCTGCAGGATTTAAAGTGCCAGTTTGATGTTATTCTCCTTGAACCCCCCTTAGAGGAATACTACAGAGAATCAGGCATCAGCAACACTGAACGTTGCTGGACCTGGGATGAT ATCATGAAACTTGAAATTGAGGAGATATCAGCTCTACgctcctttgtctttctgtggtGTGGCTCTGGAGAAGGACTGGACTTGGGCAGAATG TGTTTGAGGAAGTGGGGCTTTAGGCGCTGTGAGGATATCTGTTGGATCAAGACCAACAAGAATAACCCAGGCAAGACCAAGGCACTGGACCCAAAAGCGGTGTTCCAGAGGACTAAG GAACACTGCCTAATGGGAATCAAAGGTACGGTGCGTAGGAGCACTGATGGTGACTTCATCCATGCCAATGTGGACATTGACTTGATCATCACAGAGGAGCCTGAGATGGGGAATGTAGAGAAGCCTGTGGAGATCTTCCACATCATTGAGCACTTCTGTTTAGGCCGCAGGAGGTTGCACCTATTTGGGCGAGATTCAACCATCAGACCCG GCTGGTTAACAGTGGGTCCTACTTTGACAAACAGTAACTTTAACCCAGAGACCTACTCCTCACATTTTGCTATACCCGATTCCATCCTTTCTGGCTGCACCGAAGAAATAGAGAGGCTGCGGCCCAAGTCTCCCCCTGCTAAGCTGAAGTCGGACCGTGGTGGCGGAGCAACCAGAGGCGGACGAGGTGGGCCAAATGCaggaagaggtggagacagaggcCGGGAAAGAAATCGACCAAATTTCCGTGGGGACAGGGGAGGGTTCAGGGGAAGGGGAGGGCTACACAGAGGTTTCCCACCACGCTAG